The following are encoded in a window of Rhizobium sp. WYJ-E13 genomic DNA:
- a CDS encoding DUF1062 domain-containing protein, translating to MCDTLRVRWTITPKTAPQPWIACSGCGGLRAFQSSGKIRLNANGRRLDAWLIYKCLTCDKTWNRPLFERQNVRDIDPAILEALQSNDINWIRTESFNLQALKRKSQRIDEFPEFDIAREVVRETAGWTRLEIELVVPLSAGTRLDRLLASELELSRTRLQALHEKRLLRTHPDRADILRRRIKTGIEVMIDLAATADREFSWGPLATGSPR from the coding sequence ATGTGCGATACTTTACGGGTCCGATGGACCATCACACCCAAAACCGCCCCTCAGCCCTGGATTGCCTGCAGTGGATGCGGCGGATTGAGAGCCTTTCAATCCAGTGGCAAGATCCGGCTCAATGCCAATGGCCGCAGGCTGGATGCCTGGCTGATCTATAAATGCCTGACCTGCGACAAGACCTGGAACCGGCCGCTCTTCGAGCGGCAGAACGTGCGCGACATCGATCCGGCCATTCTGGAAGCGCTGCAATCCAACGATATCAATTGGATCCGGACGGAGAGCTTCAACCTCCAAGCCTTGAAACGCAAGTCGCAGCGCATCGACGAATTCCCTGAATTCGACATCGCCAGGGAGGTGGTGCGCGAGACTGCCGGCTGGACGCGGCTGGAGATCGAACTGGTGGTGCCGTTGTCCGCGGGCACACGCCTAGACCGTCTGCTGGCATCCGAGCTGGAGCTTTCGCGCACGCGGCTTCAGGCGCTCCACGAGAAGCGTCTGCTGCGGACGCATCCCGATCGCGCCGACATCCTGCGGCGGCGGATCAAGACCGGCATAGAAGTGATGATCGACCTCGCGGCGACAGCGGATCGCGAGTTCTCCTGGGGACCTCTGGCGACCGGCAGTCCGCGGTAG
- a CDS encoding NUDIX hydrolase — protein MDLSEHLSELNAKIPTSAGRRRTHQCGAICCRVERGGRLSVLLVTSRDTGRWVIPKGYLERKEKPYRCAQREALEEAGIIGKVRKRPLGYYTYMKDNETPLTVSIHLLRLRNEVSQFPERAQRLKIWVSPAEAALLVEEPELQALFRSIDAENPLTSQDRLKPRRIAGRRPLHEAAVSLATSPASH, from the coding sequence ATGGATCTGTCTGAGCATCTGTCTGAATTGAATGCGAAGATACCGACAAGTGCCGGCCGCCGCCGGACCCATCAGTGCGGCGCCATCTGCTGCCGCGTCGAAAGAGGCGGAAGGCTGAGCGTTCTGCTCGTCACCAGCCGGGATACCGGACGATGGGTGATCCCGAAGGGCTATCTGGAGAGGAAGGAAAAGCCTTATCGCTGCGCTCAGCGCGAAGCGCTCGAAGAAGCCGGTATCATCGGCAAGGTCAGGAAGAGGCCACTCGGTTACTACACCTACATGAAGGACAACGAGACGCCGCTGACGGTCTCGATCCACCTGCTCAGGCTCAGAAACGAGGTCAGTCAATTTCCGGAGCGCGCCCAGAGGCTGAAGATCTGGGTTTCTCCGGCAGAGGCCGCCCTGCTTGTCGAGGAGCCGGAGCTGCAGGCGCTCTTCCGGTCTATCGATGCGGAAAATCCCCTGACATCGCAGGACCGGCTGAAGCCGCGCCGGATCGCCGGACGGCGGCCGCTGCATGAGGCGGCGGTGTCGCTCGCCACGTCGCCAGCCTCGCACTGA
- a CDS encoding inorganic phosphate transporter, whose product MEASLSLPLLVGLIGVALFFDFLNGLHDAANSIATIVSTRVLRPQYAVAWAAFFNFIAFLFFGLHVAETLGTGIIDPAIVSPQVIFAALMGAIVWNIVTWLFGIPSSSSHALVGGLVGAGLAKVGVSSIVWSGLLKTVGAIVMSPAIGFLLALFFVLMVSWMFVRQTPFAVDSTFRFMQFISASLYSLGHGGNDAQKTMGIIAILLFSQGHLGGSFHVPLWVVISCQSAMALGTLFGGWRIVHTMGSKITRLNPMQGFCAETGGALTLFAATWLGIPVSTTHTITGAIIGVGAARRLSAVRWGVAGNIVIAWIITMPAAAAIAAASYGIASLFG is encoded by the coding sequence ATGGAAGCCTCTCTCTCCCTTCCGCTGCTGGTCGGTCTGATCGGCGTCGCGCTGTTCTTCGATTTTCTGAACGGGCTGCATGATGCGGCAAACTCGATCGCGACGATCGTCTCCACCCGCGTTCTCCGGCCGCAATATGCCGTCGCCTGGGCCGCCTTCTTCAATTTCATCGCCTTCCTGTTCTTCGGCCTGCATGTCGCCGAAACGCTCGGCACCGGCATCATCGACCCGGCCATCGTCTCGCCGCAGGTGATCTTTGCGGCGCTGATGGGGGCGATCGTCTGGAACATCGTCACCTGGCTGTTCGGAATCCCGTCTTCGTCGTCGCATGCGCTGGTCGGCGGGCTTGTCGGAGCGGGGCTTGCGAAGGTCGGCGTCAGCTCGATCGTCTGGAGCGGGTTGTTGAAGACGGTCGGCGCGATCGTCATGTCGCCGGCGATCGGTTTCCTGCTGGCGTTGTTCTTCGTTCTCATGGTCTCCTGGATGTTCGTGCGCCAGACGCCCTTTGCCGTCGACAGCACGTTCCGCTTCATGCAGTTCATCTCCGCCTCGCTCTATTCGCTCGGCCATGGCGGCAACGACGCGCAGAAGACCATGGGCATCATAGCCATTCTGCTGTTCAGCCAGGGGCATCTCGGCGGCAGCTTCCATGTGCCGCTCTGGGTGGTCATTTCCTGCCAGTCGGCGATGGCGCTCGGCACGCTTTTCGGCGGCTGGCGGATCGTTCATACGATGGGCTCGAAGATCACCCGGCTCAATCCGATGCAGGGTTTCTGCGCCGAAACCGGCGGGGCGCTGACGCTCTTTGCTGCGACCTGGCTCGGCATTCCCGTCTCCACCACCCATACGATCACCGGCGCGATCATCGGTGTCGGCGCAGCGCGGCGGTTGTCCGCCGTGCGCTGGGGCGTGGCAGGCAATATCGTCATCGCCTGGATCATCACCATGCCGGCAGCCGCTGCCATTGCTGCCGCCTCTTACGGTATCGCCAGCCTGTTCGGCTGA
- a CDS encoding DUF47 domain-containing protein, giving the protein MMSVFRKMMPREDRFFEMFSRHAKTVVAAAEAMEKLLKGENVEENCDRIVALEDDADQITREVLLAIRRSFITPFDRGDIKDLIQSMDDAIDMMHKTVKIIRLFEQSSFDPLMREMGGEIIKAAILMQQAIGLLDKIGANASKLSAIAEEITRVEGRSDELHDEGLKDLYRRHGASGNAMAYMIGSEIYSNLEKIVDRFEDVANEISGVVIENV; this is encoded by the coding sequence ATGATGAGCGTGTTTCGCAAGATGATGCCGCGGGAGGACCGCTTCTTCGAGATGTTCTCCAGGCATGCGAAAACGGTGGTCGCAGCAGCCGAGGCGATGGAGAAACTGCTGAAGGGCGAAAATGTCGAGGAGAATTGCGACCGTATCGTCGCGCTGGAGGACGATGCCGACCAGATCACCCGCGAGGTGCTGCTGGCGATCCGCCGCAGCTTTATCACGCCTTTCGACCGCGGCGACATCAAGGACCTGATCCAGTCCATGGATGATGCGATCGACATGATGCACAAGACGGTGAAGATCATCCGGCTCTTCGAGCAATCGAGCTTCGATCCGCTGATGCGGGAAATGGGCGGAGAGATCATCAAGGCGGCGATCCTGATGCAGCAGGCGATCGGGCTGCTCGACAAGATCGGCGCCAATGCCTCGAAACTCTCGGCGATTGCCGAGGAGATCACGCGGGTCGAGGGACGCTCCGACGAGCTGCATGACGAGGGGCTGAAAGACCTCTATCGCCGGCATGGGGCCAGCGGCAATGCCATGGCCTACATGATCGGCAGCGAGATCTACTCCAACCTGGAAAAGATCGTCGACCGGTTCGAGGACGTGGCCAACGAAATCAGCGGCGTCGTCATCGAGAACGTCTGA
- a CDS encoding NUDIX hydrolase: protein MKSNKKGAKSRAGTSLPLLKQLAARPEKLFSGAFRQQYGAVCFRYRKGSPDTDRLEIEVLVVTTRDSGRWIIPKGWPMKKKKPHEAAAMEAWEEAGVRGTVSKQPVGRYTYLKELDDGDVVPCIVDIFQIEVEAAQSEFREVGQRMLAWVSPDEAARRVRELELKSLLVDFRPRPGKRQRKKKD, encoded by the coding sequence ATGAAATCCAATAAAAAAGGCGCAAAATCCCGCGCCGGCACATCCCTGCCACTCTTGAAGCAGCTTGCAGCGAGGCCCGAGAAGCTTTTCTCCGGCGCCTTTCGCCAGCAATATGGCGCCGTCTGCTTCCGCTATCGGAAAGGCAGTCCCGACACCGACCGCCTCGAAATTGAAGTTCTCGTCGTCACCACGCGCGACAGCGGCCGCTGGATTATTCCAAAGGGCTGGCCGATGAAAAAGAAGAAGCCGCATGAGGCAGCCGCGATGGAAGCGTGGGAGGAAGCCGGCGTGCGCGGAACGGTCAGCAAACAGCCGGTCGGCCGCTATACCTATCTCAAGGAACTGGATGACGGCGACGTTGTTCCCTGCATCGTCGACATCTTCCAGATCGAGGTGGAGGCCGCCCAAAGCGAATTCAGGGAAGTCGGTCAGCGCATGCTGGCCTGGGTAAGCCCCGACGAGGCCGCCCGGCGTGTGCGCGAACTCGAACTGAAATCCCTGCTCGTCGACTTCCGCCCTCGGCCCGGCAAGAGGCAGCGCAAGAAAAAAGACTGA
- a CDS encoding oxaloacetate decarboxylase produces MAGQQTKFERLKALHQRDEAFVIPNPWDAGSARILTSLGFEALATTSAGYAFSKGKRDSFASLTRSEILDNAAEIVGATDLPVSADLEDGFGAAPEICAETIRLACEVGLVGGSIEDATGEPARPIYDLSHSVERVQAAAEAARTLPFLLTARAENFLWERPDLDDTIRRLQAFSAAGADVLYAPGLPDIDAIRTVCAAVDKPVNVVMGLKGPRYSVAELSAAGVRRVSVGGSFARAALGALLRAAEEVKSSGTFTYAADAIPAATLSQLMSQEKSWGRE; encoded by the coding sequence GTGGCAGGACAACAGACGAAGTTCGAGCGGTTGAAGGCGCTGCATCAGAGGGATGAGGCATTCGTCATTCCCAATCCCTGGGATGCCGGCTCGGCCCGAATCCTGACGAGTCTCGGTTTCGAGGCCTTGGCGACGACCAGCGCCGGTTATGCCTTTTCCAAGGGCAAGCGGGATTCCTTTGCGAGCCTGACCCGGAGTGAAATCCTCGATAACGCCGCCGAGATCGTCGGCGCCACCGATCTTCCCGTATCGGCCGATCTCGAGGATGGGTTCGGCGCAGCACCGGAGATCTGCGCCGAGACGATCCGGCTGGCCTGCGAGGTCGGGCTGGTCGGCGGATCGATCGAGGATGCCACCGGCGAACCGGCCCGCCCGATCTACGATCTGTCGCATTCTGTCGAGCGTGTGCAGGCTGCAGCAGAGGCGGCGCGGACACTGCCTTTCCTGCTGACGGCAAGGGCGGAGAATTTTCTGTGGGAGCGGCCCGATCTCGATGACACGATCAGGCGGCTGCAGGCTTTTTCGGCGGCCGGCGCCGATGTGCTCTATGCGCCCGGCCTGCCTGACATCGACGCCATCCGGACGGTCTGCGCGGCCGTCGACAAGCCCGTCAACGTGGTGATGGGGCTGAAAGGGCCGCGCTACAGCGTTGCCGAACTTTCGGCTGCCGGCGTGCGCCGCGTGAGTGTCGGCGGGTCCTTCGCGCGCGCGGCGCTCGGTGCACTGCTGCGGGCGGCCGAAGAAGTGAAATCATCGGGCACCTTTACCTATGCCGCCGATGCGATCCCGGCGGCCACGCTCAGCCAGCTCATGTCGCAGGAGAAGAGCTGGGGCCGGGAGTAG
- a CDS encoding caspase family protein, with protein MREFRSQLTTQEVVRLQRALATLGYYHGPVDGLAAPGTWDAVIDWARDRGWEAPSTLRSAHVAALEKELAGRGVGAQNPDSQSPGASDPTVQRVQAGLVKLGYYAGPVDGQSSAATLSALAAWAKDRGWTAPKTIRQAHADNMEQEIASRPATAQPAPAQVIAQNRVPGGQNWTVSESDQRASQSCVAGKYEKKCISLACDIERGFFLDLSVFRKSDEDRPVVTLRVDDGRQTAVTLDILDPGPTIDGEGSGLFAQMLSGRALTTTTADESLSFPLGGFAGEYERVKNECDVLLTRLRSGENPYAGRLKRLPDEVAALPDNKESWVDQPNVDFAGADIRSGLKDPLLRALDEGQCARLCSETEMCLAYTFNPTGGTCFLKSGTGRMTPFAGAKSGRFTGSKARFAPPPTDGPGPVVDGSVRWRPDDTLAGYQARVRTAAQKLGGTCEEEEAALSALAEQLKWTFSTDTSARVGEAIRFEWSGNTLAERIPVWIVVHSKAVRFSGKGHIALGPSAPNPFAIKAGEGETRALVSLATRGAGAKGAFDILPLVAGRQAIAVDVVGYIRGCQKEIALKAGEQTFDVKPSRAEIVLNTPDGRAAFTDVIEVPEGSREIFLNEKRFLLRDTQTGTEIVERAGSNLLISPTHRFIAVDQNGRTDIVDMIDGKTTATIDSGNLRWALGDSVVFTTSVPWGMVNLSSTFGSFLDIRAQMTGPSCCEAGRGNTRVGIDLENAAFSIWGNLGYRVGALQNTGYASISDAQGGYSSEGGETLAINMNTFWSLGLVSPVSMARDLDVAGGFIFAADYRDQIDETKEGSPPRPFADRLSRTLDRVGLTARTLDAVEVRRLAEAGNSKPLKETLPEQLARLGIELDPMTDGQHPVEVDQAWEKRSLYAGEFAARLERSKTAMEQMQADAKTAGWKTGWSLPEDETMQNDCEHLMLEESAGERRILLPRDVVEVATVRTPRGASWVARATCVAGATLGSLRPYNAIYYIDFAAPLRKGGKAVLLEASFFFENAGQRLWYEHPFEIKANDALLVSYAPGNGVISVVDRQTRKFLWIGENLPNGDLLTDAWLTGDRRFAVQLNSDGNFYLHSLAKKGETPLSGRIVDDEVAIWTADYHYDATAEAASIIDLKFPGQPGQFSLDRFGPERRVRDLAQMVLAQKWTSPEGGDIGVPPSLDGSLSGDGPERMTAALDYDGQRVTRLSVFQDGVLTDTFDLQGAAVAGHDISFARLKDARWISVIASSADALASLPVSVDAGPPAQQRSVNRVLAIGINTYENEALPSLNYALRDAGLLLDVLGHPQGAGPAFTVVEGPKDRRATPDAILAATEKLLAGLSRGDHAVLFLAGHGLQDEKGRFYFATSATDPADLEHTALPFDRLSAVLERTEARVTVLLDACHSGLVGNSIAATNDDLANNLARLKSNITVLAAAKGRQQSQGRYETGGLFTHAIADVLGAERGRYDRNGNGRIEASELYRGVKALVVDQSEGQQTPWIINSRLVGDYALF; from the coding sequence GTGCGAGAATTTCGCTCCCAGCTCACAACCCAGGAAGTCGTTCGCCTGCAGCGGGCGCTGGCGACGCTCGGTTACTATCATGGTCCGGTCGACGGGCTTGCTGCACCTGGCACCTGGGACGCGGTCATCGACTGGGCGAGGGACAGGGGGTGGGAGGCACCGTCTACGCTGCGTAGCGCGCATGTGGCAGCGTTGGAAAAGGAGTTGGCGGGACGGGGTGTCGGTGCGCAAAACCCTGACAGCCAGAGCCCGGGTGCTTCGGATCCGACCGTGCAGCGCGTGCAGGCGGGGCTTGTGAAACTCGGCTATTATGCCGGGCCTGTCGACGGCCAGTCGAGTGCTGCGACGCTTTCGGCGCTTGCGGCCTGGGCAAAGGACCGGGGATGGACGGCGCCGAAGACCATCCGGCAGGCGCATGCCGACAATATGGAACAGGAGATTGCGAGCCGGCCGGCGACGGCACAGCCCGCGCCTGCGCAGGTGATTGCGCAGAACAGGGTGCCAGGTGGTCAAAACTGGACCGTCAGCGAGTCCGACCAGCGCGCCAGCCAAAGTTGCGTCGCCGGCAAGTATGAAAAGAAATGCATCAGTCTTGCCTGCGACATCGAGCGTGGCTTCTTCCTTGATCTCAGCGTCTTTCGGAAAAGCGACGAGGATAGGCCCGTCGTCACGCTGCGCGTGGATGATGGCCGGCAGACTGCGGTGACCCTCGATATCCTTGATCCGGGTCCGACGATCGACGGCGAGGGTTCCGGCCTGTTTGCGCAGATGCTTTCTGGTCGCGCGCTGACGACGACGACGGCAGATGAGAGCCTGTCATTCCCACTCGGCGGATTTGCAGGCGAGTATGAGCGCGTCAAGAACGAATGCGACGTGCTGCTCACCCGGCTGCGCAGCGGCGAAAACCCCTATGCCGGACGCCTGAAGAGGCTGCCGGACGAGGTGGCGGCACTGCCTGACAACAAGGAAAGCTGGGTGGACCAGCCGAATGTGGATTTTGCCGGAGCCGACATCCGGTCGGGCCTGAAGGATCCTCTTCTGCGTGCCCTTGACGAAGGGCAGTGCGCTCGCCTGTGCAGCGAGACGGAAATGTGTCTGGCCTATACGTTCAATCCCACCGGTGGAACATGTTTCCTCAAGAGCGGGACGGGGCGGATGACGCCTTTTGCCGGTGCGAAAAGCGGTCGGTTTACCGGCTCGAAAGCGCGATTTGCGCCGCCACCGACCGACGGGCCGGGGCCGGTCGTCGATGGTTCGGTGCGGTGGCGGCCGGATGACACGCTTGCCGGATACCAGGCGCGTGTGAGGACTGCCGCGCAGAAACTCGGCGGCACCTGCGAGGAAGAAGAGGCGGCGCTGTCTGCGCTTGCCGAGCAGCTGAAGTGGACCTTTTCGACTGACACTTCCGCGCGCGTGGGAGAGGCTATCCGGTTCGAGTGGAGCGGCAATACGCTCGCCGAGCGTATTCCTGTCTGGATCGTTGTTCATTCGAAGGCCGTTCGCTTCTCCGGCAAGGGTCATATCGCGCTCGGCCCGTCGGCACCCAATCCTTTTGCCATCAAGGCCGGAGAAGGCGAGACGCGTGCGCTCGTTTCGCTCGCAACACGTGGTGCCGGGGCGAAGGGCGCGTTCGATATCCTGCCTCTCGTCGCCGGGCGGCAGGCGATAGCGGTCGATGTCGTCGGCTATATCAGAGGCTGCCAGAAGGAGATTGCGCTGAAGGCCGGTGAACAAACGTTCGATGTAAAGCCGTCGCGCGCAGAGATCGTCCTCAACACACCTGACGGGCGTGCGGCCTTCACCGACGTCATCGAGGTTCCCGAAGGCTCTCGGGAGATATTCCTCAACGAGAAGCGGTTCCTGTTGAGGGATACGCAAACCGGTACCGAGATTGTCGAAAGGGCGGGCTCGAATCTCCTGATTTCCCCGACGCACCGCTTCATCGCAGTCGATCAGAATGGGCGCACCGACATCGTCGATATGATCGACGGCAAGACGACGGCGACGATCGATTCCGGTAACCTGCGTTGGGCCCTTGGTGATAGCGTCGTCTTCACGACCTCCGTGCCGTGGGGCATGGTCAATCTCTCCTCGACATTCGGCAGCTTCCTCGACATCCGGGCGCAGATGACCGGCCCTTCCTGCTGCGAGGCCGGGCGCGGTAATACGCGTGTCGGGATCGATCTGGAAAATGCCGCTTTTTCGATCTGGGGCAATCTCGGCTACCGCGTCGGTGCGCTGCAGAACACCGGCTATGCGTCAATCTCGGATGCGCAGGGCGGATATAGTTCGGAGGGTGGCGAGACGCTGGCCATCAACATGAATACGTTCTGGTCGCTCGGACTTGTTTCTCCCGTCAGCATGGCGCGCGATCTGGATGTCGCGGGTGGATTCATCTTCGCTGCCGACTATCGGGACCAGATCGACGAGACGAAGGAGGGCTCGCCACCAAGGCCGTTTGCCGACCGGCTTTCACGCACGCTCGATCGGGTTGGGCTCACGGCGCGGACACTCGACGCCGTGGAGGTCCGACGGCTTGCCGAGGCGGGCAATAGCAAGCCGCTGAAGGAAACCCTGCCGGAGCAACTGGCGCGGCTCGGCATTGAACTTGATCCGATGACGGACGGCCAGCATCCGGTTGAAGTCGACCAGGCCTGGGAGAAGAGGTCGCTATATGCCGGGGAGTTCGCCGCCAGGCTCGAACGCTCAAAGACCGCGATGGAGCAGATGCAGGCCGACGCAAAGACTGCTGGCTGGAAGACCGGCTGGTCGCTGCCGGAAGACGAGACGATGCAGAACGACTGCGAACACCTGATGTTGGAGGAAAGCGCCGGCGAGCGCCGAATTCTCCTCCCGCGCGATGTCGTCGAAGTCGCAACCGTTCGCACGCCGCGCGGCGCAAGCTGGGTTGCACGGGCAACCTGCGTCGCAGGTGCGACCCTGGGCAGCCTTCGCCCCTATAACGCCATTTACTACATCGACTTCGCAGCACCCTTGAGGAAGGGCGGCAAGGCGGTTCTTCTGGAGGCAAGCTTCTTCTTTGAGAATGCCGGCCAGCGGCTCTGGTATGAGCATCCATTCGAGATCAAGGCCAATGACGCCCTGCTGGTGAGCTACGCTCCGGGCAACGGCGTCATCAGCGTCGTCGACCGGCAGACCCGCAAGTTCCTCTGGATCGGAGAAAACCTGCCGAATGGCGATCTGCTCACCGATGCCTGGCTGACTGGGGATCGGCGCTTTGCCGTCCAGCTGAATTCGGACGGGAACTTCTATCTGCATTCACTGGCAAAGAAAGGTGAAACGCCCCTGTCCGGACGCATCGTCGACGACGAAGTCGCCATCTGGACGGCCGACTATCACTATGATGCGACCGCCGAAGCAGCCTCGATCATCGATCTGAAGTTTCCCGGACAGCCGGGACAATTCAGCCTTGATCGCTTCGGGCCGGAGCGTCGTGTCCGGGATCTTGCGCAGATGGTGCTGGCGCAGAAATGGACCTCGCCGGAGGGCGGCGATATCGGTGTTCCGCCATCGCTCGACGGCAGTCTGTCTGGTGACGGTCCGGAGCGCATGACGGCTGCTCTCGATTATGACGGACAGAGGGTCACGCGTCTCAGCGTGTTTCAGGACGGGGTTCTCACCGATACTTTCGATCTGCAAGGTGCAGCGGTGGCCGGGCACGATATTTCCTTCGCGCGGCTGAAGGACGCGCGCTGGATTTCGGTGATCGCCTCGAGTGCGGATGCGCTGGCAAGCCTTCCGGTCTCTGTGGATGCCGGGCCGCCGGCGCAGCAGCGATCGGTCAATCGTGTTCTCGCCATCGGCATCAACACCTATGAGAATGAGGCCCTGCCATCCCTCAACTACGCCCTTCGTGATGCCGGTCTGCTTCTTGACGTGCTCGGGCATCCGCAGGGGGCAGGGCCGGCATTCACGGTCGTGGAGGGTCCGAAGGATCGCCGTGCAACGCCCGATGCAATCCTGGCGGCGACCGAAAAGCTGCTGGCGGGACTGTCGCGCGGCGATCATGCCGTGCTCTTCCTCGCCGGGCATGGCCTGCAGGACGAGAAGGGACGGTTCTACTTTGCGACCTCGGCAACGGACCCCGCAGATCTCGAACACACGGCGCTTCCTTTCGACCGGCTCTCGGCGGTGCTGGAGCGGACGGAAGCACGGGTTACCGTGCTGCTTGACGCCTGCCATTCGGGGCTGGTCGGAAACAGCATCGCCGCTACCAACGATGATCTTGCCAATAATCTTGCGCGGCTGAAGTCGAACATCACCGTGCTTGCGGCGGCAAAGGGCCGGCAGCAGTCTCAGGGGCGGTACGAGACGGGAGGCCTGTTTACGCATGCGATTGCCGACGTGCTGGGAGCAGAGCGCGGACGATACGATCGCAATGGAAATGGCAGAATAGAGGCTTCCGAGCTTTATCGAGGCGTCAAGGCGCTGGTTGTCGATCAGAGCGAAGGGCAGCAAACGCCATGGATTATCAACAGCAGATTGGTGGGGGACTATGCGCTCTTCTAA
- a CDS encoding ABC transporter permease, with protein MNFEAIKSIYYFEMARTRRTLLQSVISPVISTSLYFIVFGAAIGSRIQEVEGVSYGAFITPGLIMLTLLGQCIGNGSFGIYFPKFTGTIYEILSAPVAMTEILIGYVGAAATKGLIIGVIILLTANLFVDVRIEHPLMMVLFFLLTAISFSLFGFMIGIWATNFEQLNLIPMLVVPPLTFLGGSFYSINMLPPFWQAVSHFNPVLYLVSGFRWSFFGIADVNPLVSLGMISLFLVICLSTLGWIFKTGYRLRN; from the coding sequence GTGAACTTCGAAGCGATCAAATCGATCTATTATTTCGAGATGGCGCGCACGCGGCGCACGCTCTTGCAGAGCGTCATTTCGCCCGTCATTTCCACCTCGCTCTATTTCATCGTCTTCGGCGCTGCCATCGGCTCGCGCATCCAGGAAGTGGAGGGCGTGTCTTACGGCGCCTTCATCACGCCCGGCCTCATCATGCTGACGCTGCTCGGCCAGTGCATCGGCAACGGCTCCTTCGGCATCTATTTCCCGAAATTCACCGGCACGATCTACGAGATCCTGTCTGCGCCGGTCGCCATGACAGAAATCCTGATCGGCTATGTCGGCGCGGCGGCCACCAAGGGTCTGATCATCGGCGTCATCATTCTGCTCACGGCCAATCTCTTCGTCGATGTCCGGATCGAGCATCCCCTCATGATGGTGCTGTTCTTCCTGCTGACCGCGATCAGCTTCAGCCTGTTCGGCTTCATGATCGGCATCTGGGCGACGAATTTCGAGCAGCTCAACCTCATCCCGATGCTCGTCGTGCCGCCGCTGACCTTCCTCGGCGGCAGCTTCTACTCGATCAACATGCTGCCGCCCTTCTGGCAGGCCGTCAGCCACTTCAACCCGGTGCTCTACCTCGTCAGCGGCTTCCGCTGGAGCTTCTTCGGGATTGCCGACGTCAACCCGCTGGTCAGCCTCGGGATGATCTCGCTGTTTCTGGTGATTTGTCTCAGCACGCTTGGGTGGATCTTCAAGACGGGGTATCGGCTGCGCAACTGA
- a CDS encoding ABC transporter ATP-binding protein, producing the protein MAPIISVQNLTKTYANGFQALKGINLEIERGEILALLGPNGAGKTTLISIICGIANPSGGVVVVDGNDVVKDFRATRTLIGLVPQELTTDQFETVWNTVSFSRGLHGKKANPAHIEKVLRDLSLWDKKDNMLRQLSGGMKRRVLIAKALSHEPSILFLDEPTAGVDVTLRKDMWHVVERLRAEGVTIILTTHYIEEAEEIADRVGVINGGELLLVEDKQALMAKLGRKQLILELNEPLDKLPDCFAGNGLSIEAEGNRLVYEFDTHNEHESVASLLTRLGENNVNFRDLSTRQSSLEDIFVSLVGAAK; encoded by the coding sequence ATGGCACCGATCATTTCCGTCCAAAATCTCACCAAGACCTATGCAAATGGCTTCCAGGCGCTGAAGGGCATCAACCTCGAAATCGAACGCGGCGAAATCCTGGCGCTGCTCGGGCCGAATGGGGCGGGCAAGACGACGCTGATCTCGATCATCTGCGGTATCGCCAATCCGAGCGGCGGCGTGGTCGTGGTCGATGGGAATGACGTGGTCAAGGATTTCCGCGCCACGCGCACGCTGATCGGCCTGGTGCCGCAGGAGCTGACCACCGACCAGTTCGAGACGGTGTGGAATACGGTCAGCTTTTCGCGCGGCCTGCACGGCAAGAAGGCCAATCCCGCCCATATCGAAAAGGTGCTGCGCGACCTGTCTCTCTGGGACAAGAAGGACAATATGCTGCGCCAGCTCTCCGGCGGCATGAAGCGGCGCGTGCTGATTGCCAAGGCGCTGTCGCACGAGCCTTCGATTCTTTTCCTCGACGAGCCGACGGCGGGTGTGGACGTGACGCTGCGCAAGGACATGTGGCATGTCGTCGAGCGGCTGCGCGCCGAAGGCGTCACCATCATCCTGACGACGCATTACATCGAAGAGGCCGAAGAGATCGCCGATCGCGTCGGCGTCATCAATGGCGGCGAGTTGCTGCTCGTCGAAGACAAGCAGGCGCTGATGGCCAAGCTCGGCCGCAAGCAGCTGATCCTCGAACTCAACGAACCGCTCGACAAGCTTCCGGATTGCTTTGCCGGCAACGGCCTGTCGATCGAGGCCGAGGGTAACCGGCTTGTCTATGAATTCGACACGCACAACGAGCACGAAAGCGTCGCATCGCTTTTGACCCGGCTTGGGGAAAACAACGTCAATTTCCGGGATCTCTCGACGCGCCAGAGCTCGCTCGAAGATATCTTCGTATCGCTGGTAGGAGCCGCAAAGTGA